TACGTGGAAATAGCGCGGGGTCGGCAGGCCCAGGGTGCGTTGCAGGGCGATCTGGCGCGGCGTGCTACTCAGCAGATCGGCCCCCCGCACCACGTCGGTGACGCGCATCTCGGCGTCGTCCACCGCCACCGCCAGATGATAGGCGTGGACGCCGTCGCCGCGCCGCAGGACAAAGTCGCCCACCTCGCTCGGCAGGTGCTGGCACAGTGTCGTCTGGGTCCAGCCGTCGTTGAAGCAGACCGTCTCATCAGGCACGCGCCAGCGGAGAGCGGCCTGAGGATTGGAGGGGTGGTGAGCACGGCAGGTGCCGGGGTAGACGGCTTCGGGGCCGTGCGGCGCGCCTGCGCTGGCGTGGATGGCTTCAGCAATCTGGCGTCGGGTGCAGGTGCAGGGGTAGGTGGGGAGAAGCGTGAGAGCAGCAGCGTAAAGGTCTCTTCGCTCCGACTGTATATATTCAAAGTCCCAGTCGAGGCCGAGCCAGGTCAGGTCGCGGCGGATCAGGTCGGCCGCGCCGGGACGGACCCGTGCGGTGTCGAGGTCCTCGATTCTCAGGACATGCTGACCGCCCTGGGCGCGGCTGTGCAGCCAGGCCAGCAGCGCGGTGCGGGCGTTGCCGAGGTGCATCGCCCCGGTGGGGCTGGGGGCGTAGCGGCCTGTGACGGGCATGGGAAGCAGGATACTCCCCAGACAGCGGCGGGTCAGGGGCAGTCGCTGACATCTCCCCTGACGCCACGCAGCCCTTTCAGGGTGGGCCGCTCAGACTCCGCTCTCCAGCGCTGCATCGAACCGCCGCACCAGTCCCGGCGCGTCCAGCATGTCTTCCAGGGCCACCATCAGAATGCGGTAGGGCGCGGGGCGGGCGGCCTCGCCCATCAGGCCCAAGCGCCAGATCAGGCCCGCCGTAGGGCCGAGGCCGCCGGTCACGCTGATCTCGCGCTGCCGCAGCCCGGCGCGCACGCCCGCGTCATCGAAATGGTCGGGCAGCCGCAGGGCCAGCACGGTGGGCAGTCTGGCCTCGGGGCGCTCGACGTAGGGCGAGAACCCCAGCGGCGCGAGGGCGGCAGTGATGGCCCGGCCCATCCAGCGCACGCGGGCGGCACGCTCGGGCAGGCCCTCTTCCAGGGCGGCGCGCAGGGCCTCAGCGAAGGAAAAGTGCAGGTTGACCGGGACGGTGTGGTGGTAGGTATGCTCTATCCAGTAATCGCGCAGACCACTGAAATCGCAGTACCACAGCGGCGTGGGGTGACGGCGGGCGGCGTAGCGGGCGAAGGCGCGCTCGCTGATGGCGATGGGCGCGAGGCCGGGCGGAGCCGACAGGCACTTCTGCGCCCCGGTATAGGCGTAGTCCACCCCCCAGCCCTTCATGTCGAACGGCTCCATGCCCGCCGTCGTCACCGCGTCCACGGTGAGTAGCGCCCCCGAGCGGCGCACGATCTCGGCGATTTCCGGCAGCGGGTTGAGCACCCCCGTACTCGTCTCACCGTGGACGACGGCCACCATCTGCGCGCTCCCCAGGTGGTCGGCCACGTCCGCCGGGTTGATCGGCTCGCCGAGCGGGGCCGTCACCAGCCGGACCTTCGCGCCGTAGCGGGCGGCCATCTCAGCCATCCGGCGGCCAAACGAGCCGTTGGCGCACACCAGCACGTCGTCGCCCTTCTCCACCAGATTGGCGAACCCCGCCTCCATGCCCAGCGAGCCGGTTCCGGCCAGCAGCGCCGTAAAGGTTTCCGGCCCGGTGCCGTACATCTCGCGCAGATCGGCCTGCACGGCCCGGTTGAGCGCGAAGACCTCGGGGTCCATGTGGCCGAGCATCGGGCGGGTCAGTGCCCGCATGGCGCGCGGATGAATCGGGGTGGGGCCGGGGGTCAGCAGGGTGTGTTCGGAGTAGTCGGGGGCGGGCGGGGTGAGCTGGGGAGTTTCGAGCAACTTCATGCAGGCAGTATAACGTGGAGAGGAGGAATGTTGCGTTGATATGTTAATATAAAGGTAGAGACGCAATTTAATTGCTAAAAGATGCAGATAGACCCGCCGTCTACTTCAGGGAGAGGGCCAGCCACCAAACGCACAGGCCGCCGCGCAGCAGCCAGGCCAGGGTGCGAATCCAGTTACCGACGACGAGTTGCCGGTGCAGCCGGGCGTCGAAGGCGACCGACAGGCGACCATGCAGCGGCGACTGGAACAGGCCGGTGGACATCCAGATGGCCAGCGTGAGCGCCAGGCCAAGGCCCAGGCTCCAGCTGGGCAGCGCGGGCGGGACGCGCAGGGCCAGCCAGGCGGCGCTGAGCAGTTCGGCCAGCATCAGCGGGCCAACCAGGAAAGTGATGCGGGTCTGGTGTTCACGCTCGTAGGTGGGCCAGCTTGATAGGCCGACACGCGCGAACAGCGGGTAATGGACCAGTTGGATGGTCAGGATCAGCCCGACCAGTGCCCAGGTGACGGCGGCGTGGAGGATCAGCAGCATTCAGAGATCCAGCACGGCACGCACCTGGCGGGCGATCTCGCCTTCCTCATCGGTGGGAATGACCAGGGCAGGCTTGCTGCCCGGCGTGGTGATGAGCCGCTCTCCGCCGCGCACGGCGTTGGCGGCGGCATCAAGTTCAAAGCCGAGAAAGGTCAGGCCGCCGAGCACGTCGGCGCGCAATTGAGCATCGTTTTCGCCGATGCCGCCGGTAAAGACCAGGGCGTCGAGGCCGTTCATGGCGGCGGCGTAAGCCCCGATCTGCTTGACCAGGCGGTAGGTCATGACCGAGAGAGTCAGCCGGGCGCGTTCGGTACCCGCAGCACGCACGTCACGCAGGTCGTTTGAGACGCCCGACAACCCCTTGAGTCCGCTCTCCTTGTTGAGCAGCCGCGACGTTTCCTCCAGACCGTAGAGTTCGCCGAGGCGCAGCACCGCGCCGGGATCGAGGTCGCCGCTGCGGGTCCCCATGACCAGGCCCTCCAGGGGGGTCAGGCCCATGCTGGTGTCCACGCTCACGCCGCGCAGCACAGCGGCGGCACTGGCCCCGTTGCCGAGGTGCAGGGTGACGAGCTTGTCGGCCTGCTCTCCTGCCCCGCCCAGCAGTTCCGCCGCCCGGCGCGAGACGTAGGCGTGCGAGGTGCCGTGAAAGCCGTAGCGGCGAATCCCGCCCCCGGTGTAGAGGTCGTAGGGCAGGGCGTAGAGGTAGGCATGGGGCGGCAGGGTCGCGTGGAAGGCGGTGTCGAAGACGGCCACGTTCGGCACGCCCGGCAGGGCGGCCAGGGCGGCCCGGATGCCCTGCACGGCGGGCGGGTTGTGCAGCGGCGCGAGGTCGGCCAGCGCGGCGACGGCTTGCAGCACCTCCGGCGTGATCAGGGTGGCGGCCCGGAAGGCCTCGCCGCCGTGAACGACGCGGTGGCCGATGGCCTGCACCGTCACAGCCGGGGGCAGGCCGGCCAGAACACGACTCAAAGCACTGGCGTGGTCGGGGTCGCCCCCAGGTTCGCCGATACGCTCGACCAGGCCGCTGAGCAGGCGCTCGATGCCGCACAGGAGCTGGTATTTGAGGCTGCTGGAACCGGCGTTGAGCACGAGGATGGCGGTGCGGGTCATAGGCGGTATCTTAACTGAGTGCTTGGTTTCACGAGATTTTCTGTTCGTGAAATTTATTTCTTGACAAGAGGCGCTACCCTGCTGGGCATGGAAGAACTTTACAAAGACCACCGCATCAAGATCGAGCGACCGCAACTCCCGCAGTTTTCCAGCGGGCCACTGCGGGGCGGGGCGGCGCAGACCTGGAAGATCAGCGTGGACGGACGCGACGTGTCCCGGCACATTGTCAAACGCAAGATGGACAGTATGGAGGAGGCCCTCGCGGCAGCCCAGAAGTACGTGGATAGGCTGGAGCCGCGCCCACAAGGCGAGTAAGGTGGAATTGAACGGCCTGCGTCTCAACCAGTACGGTTTGGCGAAGATGAAAGGAAATTCGGTGTTCTCTCCGAATTCCATTGGAATTGGAGCCAAACCGTAGAACGCCTGATCAGGTTGTCTGGGCCGCTGTGTCTCGCTGGGCGAGCAGTTCCTCCAGCCGGTCCACATACCCGGCGAGCACCTTGAAGGTCTCCTCCACCGGTTGCGAGGTCGTCAGGTCCACGCCCGCCGCCTTCAGGGCGTCCAGCGGGTCGAGCCTGCCGCCCTCGGACAGGAAGTGCAGGTATGTCGTGCGGGCCGCGTCGGGATCGGCGCCGAATCCGGCCCTGAGCTGGTGGGCGGCGCTGATGCCGGTGGCGTACTGGTAAGCGTAGAAATTGCTGTAGAGGTGGGTGGAGAACTCTCCCCAGGTGACGCCGCTGCGCTCACGGTCCACCTTGACGCCCTCGCCGTAGCCGTCTTGCAGCAGATCGGCCATCAACGTGTTGAGGGCCGGAGCGCTGAGGCTCTCTCCCGCCTCGATCCGGCGGTGAATTTCCAGCTCGAAGCGGGCCAGCGTCGGCATGATGAAGAAGTAGCGGTGAAAGTTGGAGACGGCCTCTTCGATCAGGGCGACCTCAAAATCGGGATCGGTGTTGTGGGCGAACAAATGGTGACGCACCATCGCCTGATTGAAGTTGGAAGCGACCTCGGCAGCGAACAGGGTGTAGCGCGGCACGCTGCTGGCCTGTTTCTGCTGGGAGAGCCAGGAGTGCATGCTGTGGCCGATCTCGTGCGCCAGGGTGCTCATGCTGCCCAGGCCGCCCTGAAAGCTCATGAAGATGTAAGGCTTGACCCGCGCCCCACCGTTACTGTAGGCCCCCTGACGCTTGCCCGCGTTGCTGGCCCAGTCCACCCAGCGCTCGGTGGTCAGGCCTGCGCGGGTCTGGGCCTGGTAAGCGTCGCCCAGCGGGGCTATACCGTCCACGATGGCGTCCACCGCTTCGGGGTAGGACATCTCCGGGGCGCTCACCAGCGGGGCTTTCACGTCGTACTCGCGCAACTCTGAGAGGCCCAGCCAGCGGCGGCGCACGTCCCAGTAGCGGTGCCAGATCTGGATGTTGGCGAGGTAGGTGTCAATCAGGGTGTGAAAGACCGAGGTGGGAATGTGGTCGGGCGTCAGGGCCGCCGTGAGGGCGTCGGGGTAGCGGCGGGCGCGGGCCATGAAGACGTTCTGGCGGACGTGGGTGGAGAGGGCCGCCGCCATCGTGTGCTGGGCGGCCAGGTGGGCGTCAGCGTAGGCTTCCCAGGCTTCCCGGCGCACCTCGCGGTCCGGGTCGGCGGTGAGGCGGTCGATGTTGCCCTGGCCGATCTGAATGCCGCCGACGCGCCCGAAGTCCAGGTCCATGTTGACCAGGGCCGGGTGAATGCCGCGCTCGCTGGCAAAGGGGGCCTGCACCAGTCCCAGTAGTTCCTCCACCTCGGCGCTGCGAACGTGGGGGCGTTCGCGCCAGACGCGCTCGATCATCACTGCGAAATCGGCCAGGTCGGGCCGGGCCAGCCAGGGGCGCACCTGGACCTCGTCAAGGAGGAGCAGTTCGGGTCTGGCGAAGGCGGTGCTGGCGGCAAACACACTGCCGAGCGAGGCCGCCTGGTCGCGGCGGGCGGCGGCCTGGGTGTCCTTGCCGTCCACGCTGGCACTCATGCTGGCATACGACATCAGGCGGCTCAGGCGCATCCGCAGGGCCTCGTAGGCGGTGAGGTAGCTGGCGAGCGCTTCAGGCGACTGGCCGAGCGTTCCGGCGAACTGGCCGAGCAACGGAATGTCGGCAGCGAGCGCAGCGGCCTCGACTTCCCAGGCTTGCGGCGTGGCGTAGAGGGCCCCGATGTCCCAGGTCTGCTCGGTCGGTACGTCGTGGCGGGCGGGTGGGGTGGTGGTCATGTCGGGAGTCTAGGCGGCGGGGGTGTGGAAAGAATTGGAATGGATGGCGGTTGCGTTAAATTATATATATTCTTTGGGCTTTGGTAAGGCTGGCGGGAGTCGTCCCGGCCCTTCCCGGCCTAGACTGAGGCAATGCACGTTGACGATCTGCCAGTGCTGCCGACCACCCCCGGCGTCTACATTTTTCGCGGCAAGGGCGGCACGCCGATCTATATCGGTAAGGCCAACAACATTCGCAGCCGGGTGGGGCAGCACTTCAAGGCGGGCGGCAAGAGCGGGCGGTTTACCCGCGAGGCGCTGGAACTCGAATGGATCTCGGCACGCAACGAAGTGGAAGCGCTGGTGCTGGAAGCCAACCTGATCAAGCAGCACCGCCCGCACTACAACGTTTTGCTGAAAGACGACAAGCATTACCCCTTTTTGAAGCTGACGCATGAGGCCTTTCCGATGCTGGTCGTCACCCGGCGGGTCATCAAGGACGGGGCCAGTTATTACGGACCGTACCCGGACGCCTCCGCCGTGCGGCGGGTCAAGCACCTGATCGACACCATGTTTCCGCTGCGCAAGAATTCCGGGCTGCCGATGCAGAAAAAGCCGCGCCCCTGCCTGAACTACCACATGAACCGCTGCCTGGGGCCGTGCGTGGACCGGGCCGATCCCGGCGAGTACGGGCGGGTGGTCGACGACGTGAAGGCGCTGCTGGAAGGCCGGGCGGCGGGGGTGGTGGCGCAGCTCAAGTTCGACATGAAAGCGTCGGCCCAGGGGCAGGATTTCGAGCAGGCAGGCAGGCTGCGTGACCGCCTGCAAGCGGTGGAGAAGCTGTTCGGCACCGAGCAGGCCGCCATGCAGACCGGCAGCGACGATCTGGACTTTCTGGGCTACGCACAGGCCGGGGAGTTCGCCATGGTTCAGCTCTTCCGGATGCGCAGCGGGCGGGTGGTGGGGCGCGACAAACGCTTCCTGACCGGGGCCGACGAGGCGGGGGGAGGTGAGATTCTTGGGGCCTTCGTGCAGGACTACTACGCGCAGGCCACCCACGTGCCGCCCCTGATTCTGCTGCCCGCCGAGTACGCCGACGCGCCGCTGTGGACGAATCTGCTCAGCGAGCGGGCCGGGCACCGCATCGAGATGCGCCTGCCCAAGCGCGGCGACAAGACCGAACTCACCGAGATGGCCCAGCGCAACGCCGAGACGGGCCTCGAATCGGAACTGGCGCTGCTGGAGCGCCGGGGCGACCATCCGGGCCTGGACGCCCTGCGCGAGGTGCTGGCGCTGCCGGAGCGGCCCTGGCGCATCGAGGGCTACGACAATTCCAACCTGTTCGGCACCAATATCGTCTCGGGCATGGTCGTGTTCGAGGGCGGCAGGTCACGGCGCGGCGAGCACCGACGTTTCAAGGTCAAGGGCCTGGACCATCCCGACGACTACACCTCCATGCGCCAGACCGTGACCCGGCGGTTTTCGGGGAGCCTGGCCGACAAGTTGCCGCTGCCGGACCTGATCGTCATCGACGGCGGGCGCGGGCAGGTCAATGCGGCGCTCGACGCCCTCAAGGAAGTCGGGGTGAATGTGCCGGTGGTGGGTCTGGCCAAACGCGAGGAGCGCATCATCTTGCCGGGACGCTACGGCGCGCAGTTCTGGCTGACCGGCGGCTCAGAAATCGGCGTGGACCGCGAGTTGCTGCTGCCGCACACCCACCCGGCCCTGCGGATGCTGATCGGCGTGCGCGACGAGGTGCACAACTACGCCATCACCTACCACCGCAAATTGCGCGGCCAGGACATGCTCCGGAGTGTCTTCGACGACCTGCCGGGCATCGGCGAGAAGCGCCAGTACGCGCTGCTCGAACACTTTTCCAGCCTGGAAGATCTGGGGGCCGCCAGCGTGGACGAGATCGCCCGTGTGCCGGGCATGAACGCGCGGGCGGCGCAGAGCGTCAAGGAGTTTCTGACAACACGGCTGGCGGCGCGGGTAGTAAACGGGCAGCCGGGGTAGTTCGCGTCGCTCGCAAGTGCCGCTCTCGGCGGCCTTTCTCAAGCTCCAGAACCCCACCACGCCGCCCGCCACGGCCAGCAGGCCCGATCCCCAGCACACCAGCCGGAAGCTGTCGGCGAAAGCCTGCTTGACCGCCAGCGCGGCGGCAGCCGTCTGCACGGTGCTGAGATTCGTGGGAACCGGCACCTGGGCAAGGCGGCCGCTCTGCCTGGTCATGCTCTGGCGGGCCGATTCGGGCAGGTCGGCAGCTTGCAGGAAGGTGCCCAGCGCCCCCCGGAAGTGGCTGAGCATGACTAAGGTGAAGACCGCCAGCGCGATCAGTCCGTCGGCGCGCGACACGGCATTGTTGACGCCTGAAGCGGTGCCGGAATACCCGTCGCCTACCGATCCCATGACCGCCGAGGTCAGCGGGGCCACCGTGACCGCCATGCCCAGGCCGATGACCAGCCTGAACGGCAGCACCCTGGTCCAGTAACTGCCGCCCACGCCGAGGCCGCCGAGCAGAGCGAAGCCGAGGCCCGCCAGCACCGGGCCCGCCGTGAGCAGCCAGCGGGGGCCGATCCGGTCGGCCAGACTGCCAAAATAGCCGGACAGCCCGGCCAGCAGCAGCGAGAGTGGCAGGAAGGTCGTCCCCGCGAGGGCGGCGCTGTAGCCCTGCACCCCGATCAGGTTGAGCAGCAAAAAAAACAGCGCCGCGCCGAGCGCGCCGTAGAGCAGAAATGTCAGCAGGTTGGTGCCAGAAAAGGCGGCGGAGCGAAAGAGACTGAGCGGCAGCATCGGTGCCCTGGCGCGGGCTTCCCAGAGGACAAACAGCGCCAGTACTGCCGCGCCGCCCAGGGCAATCAGCAGCGGCGGGCCGGTGAGTCCACTTTCTCCGGCGCTGATCAGGCCGTAGGTCAGCCCACCCAGACCCAGCACCGCCAGCGCCGAGCCGGGCAAATCGGGCCGGGCGCGGGAGTGGGAGTCGGGCACGGTGTCGGGCACCGCCCGCAGACTCAGCAGCACCAGCACCGATCAGAAAGACGACGCGCCAGGACGCCGTGTCGACCAGCACGCCGCCCAGCGCCGGGCCGAAGATGGTCACCAGACTGGTGGTGGACGACCACAGCCCGATGGCCCGACCACGCGAAGAGCCGGGAAAGACGGTGTTGATCAGCGCCAGACTGCCGGGAATCAGCAGCGCCCCGCCGATGCCCTGAAGGATGCGGGCGGCGATCAGCAGTGGCAGGTTCGGCGCGAGGCCGCAGCCCAGTGAGGCCGCCGCGAAAATCAGCACGCCCAGGCCAAACAGCCGCTTGCGCCCGTAGACATCACCCAGCGCCCCGCCGGTCAGGATCAGGGCGGCCAGCATCAGGGTGTAGGCGTTGACCACCCACTGCGCCGCCGTCAGATCGGCCCCGAAATCCTTTTGCAGGGCGTTGAGCGCCACATTGACCACCGAGCCGTCGATGAAGGCCATGCTCGACCCCAGCACGGTGGCGATCAGCGTCCAGCGCTGGGCCGGGTTAAACGGGGCCGGAGCGGCGGGGGCCATTACGCCTCAGTGTAGGCGCTGGCATGCGTTTCAACTTCCGGTTCTCGGTCCTCGGCCGGATGATCCTCGGCGATGTCGGTCAGGTTCATGGCGCGCAGTTCGGGCGCAAGGTAAGCGGTGACGCCCACCACGATCAGGGTCACGATGCCGCCGAGCCAGACGCTGCGGGCCGTGCCAAGCAGTTTGGCCGACACGCCGCTCTCGAAGGCCCCCAGCTCGTTGCTCGCCCCGATGAACATGCCGCTGACGGCATTGACCCGCCCGCGCATGTGATCGGGGGCCTTGAGCTGCAAGGTGGCGCTGCGGATGACCATGCTCACGCCGTCAAAGAGGCCGGTGGCGACCAGGGCGGCCACACTCAGGTAAAAATTGTGCGACAAACCGAACACGATGATACTGACACCGAAGCCCGCGATAGAGATCAGCAGGGTGCGGCCCGCGTTCCTGCCCGGCGGACGGCGGGTGGCGTAGAGCATGACGGCCAGCGCCCCGATACTGGGGGCCGAGACCAGCACGCCCAGGCCCGTCGGCCCCACCTTGAGGATGTCCGAGGCAAAGATCGGCAGCAGGGCCACCGCGCCGCCGAACAGCACACTGAACAAATCGAGCGCCATGCTGCCCACCAGCACCTGCCGCTGCAAGACGAAGGCCAGTCCTTCTTTGATGCTCTGGACGAACGGCTCCCCGGCCTTGAAGGCGGGAATGGGCTTGGGCTTGACGAAGACGACGCAGCCGAGCGAGAGGAGCAGCAGGACAAAGGCGAAGACGTACGAGCCGCGCGCACCCACCGAGGCGTAGAGCACGCCGCCGAGCGCCGGGCCGAAGATGGAGGCCGCCTGCCCCGCGCTGGAGCGCCAGGCCGAGGCCCGCAGCAGCAGTTCGCGCGGCACCACCTGGGCCTGGAAGGCGGGCAGCGCCGGGTCGGAAAAGCCGCGCGCCACGCCGAGGGTGAAGATCAGCGCCAGGATCGGCCAGATGCCGACCGAGGCGGCGTGCGGCGCGTAGAGGGTAAAGCCCAGAGCGCAGATCACCTCCACCGAGATGGTCATCAGCAGGATGCGGCGGCGGTCATTGCGGTCGGCCACCACGCCGCCGAACAGCGCCAGGCTCAGCGCGGGAATGGCCTCCACCAGGCCGAGAATGCCCAGCGTCAGGGGATTCTTGGTGATCTGGTAGAGCTGGTAGGCCACCGTCAGGGCCACGGCACGGCTGGCCAGGGTGCTGCACACGGCGGCCAGCAGCATGGCGCGGAATTCGGGCAGACGCAGCACGTCCCGGCTGGAAGGCAGACTCATGAGCAAGCAGTCTAGGGGGCGGACTCAGGGCGCGGAGCGATTTACCTTACGAGTGACAGAAAGGCCTGGAGCGCGGTTTCGACTTCCCGCTCCGTCTGAACCGCCGCGCCGAGCTGGGTTCTGGCCCAGGTGAGCTGACGTTTGGCGTACTGGCGGGTCTGGAGGACGATCTGTTCGGCAGCCTGCTGGGGGCCGAGCTGCTGACGGGCGACGGCCAGGGCTTCCCTGTAGCCGAGCGCCTGCCACACCGTCGCAGCCTGGTCCGGCGCGACCTGTTCGGCCAGCCAGGCAGCTTCTTCAGGCCAGCCCGCGCCGAGCATGGCGTGGACACGCTGCCGAATGCGGGCTTCCAGATCCGGCTGGCTGAAGGCAAGCACCTGGTAGCAGTGGGCGGGCGCGCTGTGGCCGAATTCGCCGGGAAAGCGGCCGGTGCGGCGAAAGATTTCCAGCGCCCGGACGACGCGGCGCGGGTTGCGCTCCATCCGGGCGGCCTCCGGCGGATTGCGGGCGGCGATCTCGGCAATCAGGGCATCGAGACCGCGTTCTGCCAGCTCAGCTTCGACCCCGGCTCGGGCCTGGGGATCGCTCGGCGGGGTCAGCGGCAGGCCGCGCACCAGGGCCTTGAGGTAAAAGCCGCTGCCGCCTACGATCAGCGGCACCCTGCCCCGGCCCAGGATGTCGGCGGCGGCCTGCTCGGCCAGCTTGAGCCACTGGGCCACGTCGAACGGGTCGGTCACGTCCACCACGTCGAGCAGGTGATGGGACACCTCTCGCCGCTCGGCGGGCGTGGGCTTGGCGGTGCCGATGTCCAGCCCCTTATAGACCGTGAAGGCGTCGGCGGCAACGATCTCGAGCGGGAATTGCCGGGCCAGCCGCAGGGCCAGCGCGGTTTTCCCGGCGGCGGTGGGGGCGGTCAGGATGGGCAGCATCAGGCGGGGGCCGCCAGGGACGGCGGGGCCGCAATTTGGCGGCGCTCCCAGGTGAAAAAACGCTTCAGCAACGTTCGCAGAGCGAACAGGGCCACGAATAAGGCGATCTGGTGCCAGATCTGCAAATCGAGGGTCTTGAGCAGGGTGGCGGCCACCTCGAAATTGAGGGCCGTCAGCGCGCCGTCGGCGATGGTCAGGCGGGCTTTCACGGTGTTGGCTTCGTTCCGGCCGCGCAGCAGGGTCCACAGCGCGGCCAGGACATAGCCCACCAGGACCAGGCTGCCCACGGCCCCGATAACCAGAGCGGCGGGGGCCGTCCAGGCGTTCATGGGCCGCTCAAAGCGGGCGGGGCGGCCGGGCAGCTGCGCCTGGCTTGAGAGTCGATTTCCTGCTGCAAGAAGTAGTTGAGCAGGGTCCGCAGCGCGGCGATGGCAGCCAGCTTGCCGATCTCGTCCCAGCTCGGCGCGATGGCGGTTCGCAGGATATCGGCGGCCAGCTCGAATTCCAGCGCCACCGCCAGCCAGCGGGCCAGTTGCAGCCGCACATTCTCCTTGGCCTCGTCAGGGGCCGCCGGGCGCGCGAAGAAGACGCTGAGCGCCCACCAGGTGGCTTGCAGGGCGGCCAGCGCGATAATCAGCCCCGCCGCGCCCTCCACTCCGGAAGCCAGATAAAAGCTCCACTGTTTGAACAGCTCCTGCACGGTGGGCAGTTTAGCGGATCTGGGGTGCTCGGCGGCGGCACAAGATATTGATGGTCCGGTCTTCAAGATCACCCCGGAGGAAGCGGCCGAAGATCGCGGCGCTGTGGTCAGAGACCAGAAGATTGAGAACGACGCGGAGGCTGAAC
This portion of the Deinococcus rubellus genome encodes:
- a CDS encoding acetate/propionate family kinase, which translates into the protein MTRTAILVLNAGSSSLKYQLLCGIERLLSGLVERIGEPGGDPDHASALSRVLAGLPPAVTVQAIGHRVVHGGEAFRAATLITPEVLQAVAALADLAPLHNPPAVQGIRAALAALPGVPNVAVFDTAFHATLPPHAYLYALPYDLYTGGGIRRYGFHGTSHAYVSRRAAELLGGAGEQADKLVTLHLGNGASAAAVLRGVSVDTSMGLTPLEGLVMGTRSGDLDPGAVLRLGELYGLEETSRLLNKESGLKGLSGVSNDLRDVRAAGTERARLTLSVMTYRLVKQIGAYAAAMNGLDALVFTGGIGENDAQLRADVLGGLTFLGFELDAAANAVRGGERLITTPGSKPALVIPTDEEGEIARQVRAVLDL
- the pepF gene encoding oligoendopeptidase F, with the protein product MTTTPPARHDVPTEQTWDIGALYATPQAWEVEAAALAADIPLLGQFAGTLGQSPEALASYLTAYEALRMRLSRLMSYASMSASVDGKDTQAAARRDQAASLGSVFAASTAFARPELLLLDEVQVRPWLARPDLADFAVMIERVWRERPHVRSAEVEELLGLVQAPFASERGIHPALVNMDLDFGRVGGIQIGQGNIDRLTADPDREVRREAWEAYADAHLAAQHTMAAALSTHVRQNVFMARARRYPDALTAALTPDHIPTSVFHTLIDTYLANIQIWHRYWDVRRRWLGLSELREYDVKAPLVSAPEMSYPEAVDAIVDGIAPLGDAYQAQTRAGLTTERWVDWASNAGKRQGAYSNGGARVKPYIFMSFQGGLGSMSTLAHEIGHSMHSWLSQQKQASSVPRYTLFAAEVASNFNQAMVRHHLFAHNTDPDFEVALIEEAVSNFHRYFFIMPTLARFELEIHRRIEAGESLSAPALNTLMADLLQDGYGEGVKVDRERSGVTWGEFSTHLYSNFYAYQYATGISAAHQLRAGFGADPDAARTTYLHFLSEGGRLDPLDALKAAGVDLTTSQPVEETFKVLAGYVDRLEELLAQRDTAAQTT
- a CDS encoding alanine--glyoxylate aminotransferase family protein — encoded protein: MKLLETPQLTPPAPDYSEHTLLTPGPTPIHPRAMRALTRPMLGHMDPEVFALNRAVQADLREMYGTGPETFTALLAGTGSLGMEAGFANLVEKGDDVLVCANGSFGRRMAEMAARYGAKVRLVTAPLGEPINPADVADHLGSAQMVAVVHGETSTGVLNPLPEIAEIVRRSGALLTVDAVTTAGMEPFDMKGWGVDYAYTGAQKCLSAPPGLAPIAISERAFARYAARRHPTPLWYCDFSGLRDYWIEHTYHHTVPVNLHFSFAEALRAALEEGLPERAARVRWMGRAITAALAPLGFSPYVERPEARLPTVLALRLPDHFDDAGVRAGLRQREISVTGGLGPTAGLIWRLGLMGEAARPAPYRILMVALEDMLDAPGLVRRFDAALESGV
- a CDS encoding MFS transporter codes for the protein MSLPSSRDVLRLPEFRAMLLAAVCSTLASRAVALTVAYQLYQITKNPLTLGILGLVEAIPALSLALFGGVVADRNDRRRILLMTISVEVICALGFTLYAPHAASVGIWPILALIFTLGVARGFSDPALPAFQAQVVPRELLLRASAWRSSAGQAASIFGPALGGVLYASVGARGSYVFAFVLLLLSLGCVVFVKPKPIPAFKAGEPFVQSIKEGLAFVLQRQVLVGSMALDLFSVLFGGAVALLPIFASDILKVGPTGLGVLVSAPSIGALAVMLYATRRPPGRNAGRTLLISIAGFGVSIIVFGLSHNFYLSVAALVATGLFDGVSMVIRSATLQLKAPDHMRGRVNAVSGMFIGASNELGAFESGVSAKLLGTARSVWLGGIVTLIVVGVTAYLAPELRAMNLTDIAEDHPAEDREPEVETHASAYTEA
- the gluQRS gene encoding tRNA glutamyl-Q(34) synthetase GluQRS, whose amino-acid sequence is MPVTGRYAPSPTGAMHLGNARTALLAWLHSRAQGGQHVLRIEDLDTARVRPGAADLIRRDLTWLGLDWDFEYIQSERRDLYAAALTLLPTYPCTCTRRQIAEAIHASAGAPHGPEAVYPGTCRAHHPSNPQAALRWRVPDETVCFNDGWTQTTLCQHLPSEVGDFVLRRGDGVHAYHLAVAVDDAEMRVTDVVRGADLLSSTPRQIALQRTLGLPTPRYFHVPLMTDFRGERLAKRGGAPSLAALRAGGVPAGRILSELATSLGWSVPAEIRAQDLLPIYESLLHKVIE
- a CDS encoding MFS transporter translates to MAPAAPAPFNPAQRWTLIATVLGSSMAFIDGSVVNVALNALQKDFGADLTAAQWVVNAYTLMLAALILTGGALGDVYGRKRLFGLGVLIFAAASLGCGLAPNLPLLIAARILQGIGGALLIPGSLALINTVFPGSSRGRAIGLWSSTTSLVTIFGPALGGVLVDTASWRVVFLIGAGAAESAGGARHRARLPLPRPARFARLGAGGAGSGWADLRPDQRRRKWTHRPAAADCPGRRGSTGAVCPLGSPRQGTDAAAQSLSLRRLFWHQPADISALRRARRGAVFFAAQPDRGAGLQRRPRGDDLPATLAAAGRAVRLFWQSGRPDRPPLAAHGGPGAGGPRLRSARRPRRGRQLLDQGAAVQAGHRPGHGGHGGPADLGGHGIGRRRVFRHRFRRQQCRVARRRTDRAGGLHLSHAQPLPGGAGHLPASCRPARIGPPEHDQAERPPCPGAGSHESQHRADGCRRAGGQAGFRRQLPAGVLGIGPAGRGGRRGGVLELEKGRRERHLRATRTTPAARLLPAPPAVLSETP
- the uvrC gene encoding excinuclease ABC subunit UvrC, with product MHVDDLPVLPTTPGVYIFRGKGGTPIYIGKANNIRSRVGQHFKAGGKSGRFTREALELEWISARNEVEALVLEANLIKQHRPHYNVLLKDDKHYPFLKLTHEAFPMLVVTRRVIKDGASYYGPYPDASAVRRVKHLIDTMFPLRKNSGLPMQKKPRPCLNYHMNRCLGPCVDRADPGEYGRVVDDVKALLEGRAAGVVAQLKFDMKASAQGQDFEQAGRLRDRLQAVEKLFGTEQAAMQTGSDDLDFLGYAQAGEFAMVQLFRMRSGRVVGRDKRFLTGADEAGGGEILGAFVQDYYAQATHVPPLILLPAEYADAPLWTNLLSERAGHRIEMRLPKRGDKTELTEMAQRNAETGLESELALLERRGDHPGLDALREVLALPERPWRIEGYDNSNLFGTNIVSGMVVFEGGRSRRGEHRRFKVKGLDHPDDYTSMRQTVTRRFSGSLADKLPLPDLIVIDGGRGQVNAALDALKEVGVNVPVVGLAKREERIILPGRYGAQFWLTGGSEIGVDRELLLPHTHPALRMLIGVRDEVHNYAITYHRKLRGQDMLRSVFDDLPGIGEKRQYALLEHFSSLEDLGAASVDEIARVPGMNARAAQSVKEFLTTRLAARVVNGQPG